In Sandaracinaceae bacterium, one DNA window encodes the following:
- the alaS gene encoding alanine--tRNA ligase: MKTSAEIREAFLSFFEGKGHARVPSGPIVPANDPTLMFTNAGMVPFKDVFTGKETRDYQRATSSQKCIRISGKHNDLENVGHTARHHTFFEMLGNFSFGDYFKRDAIGWAWEFLTETMGIPKERLVVSIFEGDAQTPADEEAASLWKELAGLPEERIFRCNAKENFWQMGDTGPCGPCTEIHFYMGAGEPDLSTFGDEPTADGTGWVEIWNNVFMQFDRQEDGALVPLPAPSVDTGMGLERLACVLQGVVSNYDTDLLRPVVDLASQICGKPYGGTLGADDVAMRVIADHARATAFMMSEGIFPGNDKRSYVLRRVMRRAIRQSHQLGIERLFFHEAVLKVVDILGDAYPQLVERRALIEDLTKQEEERFRRTLGQGLELMAKNERWLERDGQKLLPGEVAADLYSTYGFPFDLQEVIGREQGFGVDQAGYEAAMELHKEASRSDEAVGDQAVEGVYHELAEELPATEFLGYEQEQATSRLAAIIHDGGRVTRLEPGQEGQLVTNATPFYAESGGQVGDRGVILAGEARFVVSDTQKPRDGLFVHVGKLEGAPLEVGAEVRLEVDHDSRTRTRRNHSATHLLHWALRTVLGEQAMQKGSLVGPDRLRFDYAGSRPLEADELVRIEDLVNAKILENAPIETEVLPMDDAKKRGAIGIFDEKYGDVVRMLTMTHDSIELCGGTHAARTGDIGLFKIVSESGLAAGVRRVEAQTGTGAMKVMRQMERELAETGALLKAKRGETTDRVQKLLETNKSLQKEIEQLQKKLVSGSTTDLTADAKQVDGVTFLGTTVELTDGKALRELADQLRDKLAPAVILLGADAGGKALLACSVSKELVGRFHAGNLVKEAAEIVGGGGGGRPDFAQAGGKDPSKLGEAIATVYRAAGA, encoded by the coding sequence ATGAAGACGTCCGCCGAAATCCGCGAAGCCTTCCTCTCCTTCTTCGAAGGGAAGGGCCACGCGCGTGTCCCGTCCGGGCCCATCGTCCCGGCCAACGACCCCACCCTGATGTTCACCAACGCGGGGATGGTGCCCTTCAAGGACGTCTTCACGGGCAAGGAGACCCGCGACTACCAGCGCGCGACGTCCAGCCAGAAGTGCATCCGGATCAGCGGCAAGCACAACGACCTCGAGAACGTGGGCCACACCGCGCGGCACCACACCTTCTTCGAGATGCTCGGCAACTTCTCGTTCGGCGACTACTTCAAGCGCGACGCCATCGGCTGGGCCTGGGAGTTCCTCACCGAGACGATGGGGATCCCGAAGGAGCGCCTGGTCGTCAGCATCTTCGAGGGCGACGCGCAGACCCCCGCCGACGAGGAGGCCGCCTCGCTCTGGAAGGAGCTCGCGGGCCTGCCCGAGGAGCGCATCTTCCGCTGCAACGCGAAGGAGAACTTCTGGCAGATGGGTGACACCGGCCCTTGCGGCCCGTGCACCGAGATCCACTTCTACATGGGCGCGGGCGAGCCGGACCTGTCGACTTTCGGCGACGAGCCCACGGCGGATGGAACCGGCTGGGTGGAGATCTGGAACAACGTCTTCATGCAGTTCGACCGGCAGGAGGACGGCGCGCTCGTCCCGCTGCCCGCGCCCTCGGTCGACACCGGCATGGGCCTCGAGCGCCTCGCCTGCGTGCTCCAGGGCGTGGTCTCGAACTACGACACGGATCTGCTGCGCCCGGTGGTCGATCTCGCCTCGCAGATCTGCGGCAAGCCCTACGGCGGCACCCTCGGCGCCGACGACGTCGCCATGCGCGTCATCGCCGATCACGCCCGGGCCACCGCGTTCATGATGAGCGAGGGCATCTTCCCCGGGAACGACAAGCGCTCTTACGTGCTCCGGCGCGTGATGCGGCGCGCCATCCGGCAGTCGCACCAGCTCGGCATCGAGCGGCTCTTCTTCCACGAGGCGGTGCTGAAGGTGGTCGACATCCTCGGCGACGCCTACCCGCAGCTCGTCGAGCGGCGCGCCCTGATCGAGGATCTGACCAAGCAGGAGGAGGAGCGCTTCCGACGCACCCTCGGCCAGGGGCTCGAGCTCATGGCCAAGAACGAGCGCTGGCTCGAGCGGGATGGCCAGAAGCTCCTGCCGGGCGAGGTCGCGGCCGACCTCTACTCCACCTACGGCTTCCCCTTCGATCTCCAGGAGGTCATCGGGCGCGAGCAGGGCTTCGGCGTGGACCAGGCCGGCTACGAGGCCGCGATGGAGCTCCACAAGGAGGCCAGCCGCTCCGACGAGGCGGTCGGGGACCAGGCGGTCGAGGGCGTCTATCACGAGCTCGCCGAGGAGCTGCCGGCCACGGAGTTCCTCGGCTACGAGCAGGAGCAGGCGACGAGCCGCCTCGCCGCGATCATCCACGACGGCGGGCGCGTCACGCGCCTCGAGCCCGGCCAGGAGGGTCAGCTGGTGACCAACGCCACGCCCTTCTACGCCGAGAGCGGCGGTCAGGTCGGCGACCGCGGCGTCATCCTCGCGGGCGAGGCGCGCTTCGTGGTGAGCGACACGCAGAAGCCGCGCGACGGGCTCTTCGTGCACGTGGGCAAGCTCGAGGGCGCCCCGCTCGAGGTGGGGGCCGAGGTCCGCCTCGAGGTGGATCACGACTCGAGAACACGCACGCGCCGGAACCACAGCGCGACGCACCTGCTCCACTGGGCGCTCCGCACGGTGCTGGGCGAGCAGGCCATGCAGAAGGGCTCGCTCGTCGGGCCGGATCGGCTGCGCTTCGACTACGCGGGCAGCCGTCCACTCGAGGCCGACGAGCTCGTGCGCATCGAGGATCTCGTGAACGCGAAGATCCTCGAGAACGCCCCGATCGAGACCGAGGTGCTGCCGATGGACGACGCCAAGAAGCGGGGCGCCATCGGCATCTTCGACGAGAAGTACGGGGACGTGGTGCGCATGCTGACCATGACGCACGACTCCATCGAGCTCTGCGGCGGCACCCACGCCGCGCGCACGGGCGACATCGGCCTGTTCAAGATCGTCAGCGAGTCGGGGTTGGCGGCGGGCGTGCGCCGAGTCGAGGCGCAGACGGGGACCGGCGCGATGAAGGTGATGCGCCAGATGGAGCGCGAGCTGGCCGAGACCGGCGCGCTGCTGAAGGCCAAGCGCGGCGAGACGACCGACCGCGTGCAGAAGCTGCTCGAGACCAACAAGTCGCTCCAGAAGGAGATCGAGCAGCTGCAGAAGAAGCTCGTCAGCGGCTCGACGACGGACCTGACGGCCGACGCCAAGCAGGTGGACGGGGTGACCTTCCTCGGCACGACGGTGGAGCTCACCGACGGCAAGGCGCTGCGGGAGCTGGCCGATCAGCTCCGCGACAAGCTCGCGCCGGCCGTGATCCTCCTCGGCGCCGACGCGGGCGGCAAGGCGCTGCTCGCCTGCAGCGTGAGCAAGGAGCTCGTGGGTCGGTTCCACGCGGGCAACCTCGTCAAGGAGGCGGCCGAGATCGTCGGCGGCGGCGGCGGCGGCCGGCCCGACTTCGCGCAGGCCGGCGGCAAGGACCCGAGCAAGCTCGGCGAGGCCATCGCCACGGTCTATCGCGCCGCGGGCGCCTGA
- a CDS encoding alpha-amylase family glycosyl hydrolase, translating to MGCDGVPPGLDAGQDAASSPDARVVPDAADDASLPGDAGQANWAARSCDLTVSHAAGPGVTTVQIAGSFTSWGDAPLDLRDDDGDGIFTITLSPNPRLTSGERYPYKLIVDGTWILDPAEGRRQYDGGCLNSALVMPTCDAGPEIEAGRLDADGARGTADTHVTVRTAADGAPPREVTFTLDGAPLPAGAARLDVGAGAYDVHLEGLAEGRHLLSVRAVDTEGREAAPVDLPFWIEADPFEWRDATMYMIVVDRFANGDRESDAPVGAPVEYAADFHGGDLWGALEVMQSGYFEDLGVNAIWLSPINQQAEGHFEGRDGARRFAGYHGYWPSRGRDVEPRFGGNEALRAFVDEAHARGIRVLFDLINNQIHEQHEYFAEHPEWFRTGCVCGAEAGCGWSERPLDCLFAPYLPDIDWRVPGAERQFIDDAIFWVEEFGIDGFRIDAVKHVETHSIFNLRAALDRRFGQGGERLYLVGETAVGQWDSADYGCGETFSDGYDWIDAYVGEQALDGQFDFITHHRLQDGLVTDRMAFTDVETVVRDFESRYAPDGLHVRFLGTHDSNRMASRAAFDPAQGCRWPDGGGCASLPGRPSDPAAFDRLKRAFTVLYTLPGIPFLYYGDELGMPGGNDPDNRRDMVWTGPLASVAMGETSTSTLEEGLRTHLSELGRARAASEALRRGRRVPLLVEGDLYVYAYAHDDPGELAVVAVNRGGAITDRGVDGLTGSLLGAVTSLERLAGGGSARLDGGRLRVSLGAGESAVFVGR from the coding sequence ATGGGCTGTGATGGCGTGCCACCCGGCCTCGATGCCGGGCAGGACGCGGCCTCGTCGCCGGACGCACGCGTCGTACCCGACGCCGCGGACGACGCCTCGCTCCCCGGCGACGCGGGACAGGCCAACTGGGCCGCGCGGAGCTGCGACCTGACGGTGAGCCACGCGGCGGGCCCCGGCGTCACGACGGTGCAGATCGCCGGCAGCTTCACCAGCTGGGGCGACGCGCCGCTCGACCTCCGGGACGACGACGGCGACGGGATCTTCACGATCACCCTCTCACCCAACCCGCGCCTCACGAGCGGCGAGCGCTACCCCTACAAGCTCATCGTCGACGGGACCTGGATCCTCGACCCGGCGGAGGGCCGCCGACAGTACGACGGCGGCTGCCTCAACAGCGCGCTCGTCATGCCGACCTGCGACGCGGGCCCGGAGATCGAGGCCGGCCGGCTCGACGCCGACGGCGCGCGGGGCACGGCCGACACCCACGTGACCGTGCGGACCGCGGCCGACGGGGCGCCGCCGCGCGAGGTCACCTTCACGCTCGACGGCGCGCCCCTGCCCGCCGGAGCGGCCCGCCTCGACGTCGGCGCGGGCGCGTACGACGTGCACCTCGAGGGGCTCGCGGAGGGCCGCCACCTGCTCTCGGTCCGGGCCGTCGACACCGAGGGCCGCGAGGCCGCGCCGGTGGACCTGCCCTTCTGGATCGAGGCCGATCCCTTCGAGTGGCGGGACGCGACGATGTACATGATCGTCGTCGACCGCTTCGCCAACGGCGACCGCGAGAGCGACGCGCCGGTCGGCGCCCCGGTCGAGTACGCGGCGGACTTCCACGGCGGCGATCTCTGGGGCGCGCTCGAGGTGATGCAGAGCGGCTACTTCGAGGACCTCGGCGTCAACGCGATCTGGCTCAGCCCGATCAACCAGCAGGCCGAGGGGCACTTCGAGGGCCGCGACGGCGCCCGCCGCTTCGCGGGTTACCACGGCTACTGGCCTTCGCGCGGCCGCGACGTGGAGCCGCGCTTCGGCGGCAACGAGGCGCTGAGGGCGTTCGTGGACGAGGCGCACGCGCGCGGCATCCGGGTGCTCTTCGATCTGATCAACAACCAGATCCACGAGCAGCACGAGTACTTCGCCGAGCACCCCGAGTGGTTCCGCACCGGCTGCGTGTGCGGGGCCGAGGCCGGCTGCGGCTGGAGCGAGCGGCCGCTCGACTGTCTGTTCGCGCCGTACCTCCCCGACATCGACTGGCGCGTGCCGGGGGCGGAGCGGCAGTTCATCGACGACGCGATCTTCTGGGTCGAGGAGTTCGGCATCGACGGCTTCCGCATCGACGCGGTGAAGCACGTCGAGACCCACTCCATCTTCAACCTCCGGGCCGCGCTCGACCGCCGCTTCGGCCAGGGCGGCGAGCGGCTCTACCTCGTGGGCGAGACCGCGGTCGGGCAGTGGGACTCGGCGGACTACGGCTGCGGCGAGACCTTCTCCGACGGCTACGACTGGATCGACGCCTACGTCGGAGAGCAGGCGCTCGACGGCCAGTTCGACTTCATCACCCACCACCGCCTCCAGGACGGCCTGGTCACCGACCGCATGGCCTTCACCGACGTCGAGACGGTGGTGCGCGACTTCGAGAGCCGCTACGCGCCCGACGGCCTGCACGTCCGCTTCCTCGGCACGCACGACAGCAACCGCATGGCCTCGCGCGCCGCGTTCGATCCGGCGCAGGGCTGCCGCTGGCCCGACGGAGGCGGCTGCGCCTCGCTCCCGGGCCGGCCGAGCGATCCGGCGGCCTTCGACCGGCTGAAGCGCGCCTTCACCGTGCTCTACACGCTGCCGGGCATCCCCTTCCTCTACTACGGCGACGAGCTCGGCATGCCGGGCGGCAACGACCCGGACAACCGCCGCGACATGGTCTGGACGGGCCCGCTCGCGTCGGTCGCGATGGGCGAGACGTCGACGTCGACGCTCGAGGAGGGGCTGCGCACGCACCTGTCGGAGCTCGGCCGGGCCCGCGCCGCCTCCGAGGCGCTCCGCCGCGGCCGCCGCGTGCCGCTCCTCGTGGAGGGCGACCTCTACGTCTACGCCTACGCTCACGACGATCCGGGCGAGCTGGCGGTGGTGGCCGTGAACCGCGGCGGCGCGATCACCGACCGGGGCGTCGACGGCCTGACCGGCTCGCTCCTCGGCGCGGTCACGAGCCTCGAGCGGCTCGCGGGCGGCGGCAGCGCGCGCCTCGACGGCGGCCGGCTGCGCGTGAGCCTCGGCGCGGGCGAGTCCGCGGTCTTCGTCGGTCGTTGA